One genomic segment of Pseudomonas fortuita includes these proteins:
- a CDS encoding heavy metal sensor histidine kinase, with translation MMRRVSLGSRLALLFAACTAAVSLGAGVLFSRASEQHFVELDQQLLDSRLSLFRTQLAGIATPTELQARLPALRDELSHQADLALRISGSDGTTWFESRTGLPQAPLPAGLATLHAQGTDYRSLAVHLAQGAVQSPQLALYLDITHHQHFLQGMQRLIWLTVGLSALATALLGAWAVRSGLRPLRQMGQVAASVSARSLTTRLPVAQMPEELAELATSMNAMLQRLDDAFQRLSAFSADIAHELRTPLSNLLTHTQVTLTRPRSLEEYREALHGNLEELQWMAQMINDMLFLAKADHGLLVPGQAPLALHDEVDALLEYYAPLAEDNNVQMLREGEAVLHGDRHMLRRALSNLLDNAMRFTPAGGQIRVTLAPGPRISVANTGPAIEPAALPRLFDRFYRVDPARREGSSEHAGLGLAITRSIVQAHGGGIRAECEDGWTRFVIEFSQDR, from the coding sequence ATGATGCGCAGGGTTTCCCTCGGCAGCCGTCTGGCCCTGTTGTTCGCCGCCTGCACCGCCGCCGTTTCGCTGGGCGCCGGCGTGTTGTTCAGCCGGGCCAGCGAGCAGCACTTCGTCGAACTCGACCAGCAACTGCTGGACTCGCGCCTGTCACTGTTCCGTACGCAACTGGCTGGCATCGCCACCCCAACCGAGCTGCAGGCACGCCTGCCCGCCCTGCGCGATGAGCTGAGCCACCAGGCCGATCTGGCCCTGCGCATCAGCGGCAGCGACGGCACCACCTGGTTCGAAAGCCGCACCGGGCTACCGCAGGCACCGCTGCCCGCCGGGCTGGCCACCCTGCATGCACAAGGCACCGACTACCGCAGCCTGGCTGTGCACCTGGCGCAGGGCGCCGTGCAGTCGCCACAACTGGCCCTGTACCTCGACATCACCCACCACCAGCATTTCCTGCAGGGCATGCAACGCCTGATCTGGCTGACTGTCGGCCTTTCAGCGCTGGCCACCGCGCTGCTCGGCGCCTGGGCGGTACGCAGCGGCCTGCGCCCGTTACGGCAGATGGGCCAGGTGGCCGCCAGCGTGTCGGCACGCTCGCTCACCACACGCCTGCCGGTGGCGCAAATGCCCGAAGAGCTGGCCGAACTGGCCACCAGCATGAACGCCATGCTGCAGCGCCTGGACGATGCCTTCCAGCGCCTGTCGGCATTTTCTGCCGACATAGCCCACGAGTTGCGCACGCCGCTGTCCAATCTGCTAACTCATACCCAGGTTACCCTCACCCGCCCACGCAGCCTTGAGGAGTACCGCGAAGCGCTGCATGGCAACCTGGAAGAACTGCAGTGGATGGCGCAAATGATCAACGACATGTTGTTCCTGGCCAAGGCCGATCACGGCTTGCTGGTACCGGGGCAAGCGCCGTTGGCGTTGCATGACGAGGTGGATGCGCTGCTGGAGTACTACGCGCCGCTGGCCGAAGACAACAATGTGCAGATGCTGCGCGAGGGGGAGGCCGTGTTGCACGGTGACCGGCATATGCTGCGCCGGGCGCTGTCCAACCTGCTGGATAACGCCATGCGCTTTACCCCGGCGGGCGGGCAGATAAGGGTGACGCTGGCGCCTGGGCCGAGAATCAGCGTGGCCAATACCGGGCCGGCCATCGAGCCAGCTGCTTTGCCGCGGTTGTTCGACCGCTTTTACCGTGTGGACCCGGCACGGCGCGAAGGCAGTAGCGAGCATGCTGGGTTGGGCTTGGCGATTACCCGGTCGATCGTGCAGGCCCATGGCGGGGGCATTCGGGCGGAATGTGAAGATGGGTGGACACGGTTCGTGATCGAGTTCAGCCAGGATCGGTGA
- the cinR gene encoding two-component system response regulator CinR: MKLLIVEDQARTGQYLSQGLSEAGFATELATDGETGQFLALTGDHDLLILDVMLPGRDGWQILQAVRQAGLDTPVLFLTARDAVEDRVHGLELGADDYLVKPFAFSELLARVRSLLRRGTSPSQDTTLNLADLRLDLIRRRAERAGQRIDLTAKEFALLELLLRRQGEVLPKSLIASQVWDMNFDSDTNVIEVAIRRLRLKIDDPHPNKLIHTVRGMGYVLEERTE; the protein is encoded by the coding sequence ATGAAACTGCTGATCGTCGAAGACCAGGCCCGCACCGGCCAGTACCTCAGCCAGGGCTTGAGCGAGGCCGGCTTCGCCACTGAGCTGGCCACCGATGGCGAAACCGGCCAGTTCCTGGCCCTGACCGGCGACCACGACCTGCTGATCCTCGACGTAATGTTGCCTGGACGTGACGGCTGGCAGATCCTCCAGGCCGTGCGCCAGGCCGGCCTGGATACGCCAGTACTGTTCCTCACCGCCCGCGATGCCGTCGAGGACCGCGTGCATGGCCTGGAGCTGGGCGCCGACGACTATCTGGTCAAGCCGTTCGCCTTTTCCGAACTGCTGGCCCGGGTGCGCAGCCTGTTGCGCCGCGGTACCAGCCCCAGCCAGGACACCACCCTGAACCTGGCCGACCTGCGCCTGGACTTGATCCGCCGCCGCGCCGAGCGCGCCGGCCAGCGTATCGACCTGACCGCCAAGGAGTTCGCCCTGCTCGAACTGCTGCTGCGCCGCCAAGGCGAGGTATTGCCAAAATCGCTGATCGCCTCGCAGGTGTGGGACATGAATTTCGACAGCGACACCAACGTGATCGAAGTGGCGATCCGCCGCCTGCGCCTGAAAATCGACGACCCGCACCCCAACAAGCTGATCCACACCGTACGTGGCATGGGCTATGTGCTCGAAGAGCGCACGGAATGA
- a CDS encoding cupredoxin domain-containing protein, which translates to MKRLFIAALALASLPTFAGEAQTFAFGEPAPANKATRTVNVVLKDIAFEPRNLQVKAGETVRFVLVNEGKLPHEFNLGDKAMHAEHQKEMVAMQGKLFTEAMNHEGMDHGQMMGHGGGHGHGGGNTVLVMPGQRAELTWTFRKSAPIEFACNVPGHYQAGMVGALTIE; encoded by the coding sequence ATGAAACGCCTGTTCATCGCCGCCCTTGCCTTGGCCAGCCTGCCGACCTTTGCCGGCGAGGCGCAAACTTTCGCCTTTGGCGAGCCGGCCCCGGCGAACAAAGCCACCCGCACGGTCAACGTGGTGCTCAAGGACATCGCCTTCGAGCCCAGAAACCTGCAGGTAAAAGCCGGCGAGACGGTGCGCTTCGTGCTGGTCAACGAGGGTAAGCTGCCGCATGAATTCAACCTGGGTGACAAGGCCATGCATGCCGAGCACCAGAAGGAAATGGTCGCCATGCAAGGCAAGCTGTTCACCGAGGCCATGAACCACGAAGGCATGGACCACGGCCAGATGATGGGTCACGGCGGCGGCCATGGCCACGGTGGCGGCAACACGGTGCTGGTCATGCCAGGCCAGCGCGCCGAGCTGACCTGGACCTTCCGCAAGTCGGCGCCCATCGAGTTCGCCTGCAACGTGCCGGGGCATTATCAGGCTGGCATGGTCGGGGCGTTGACCATCGAGTGA
- the queF gene encoding NADPH-dependent 7-cyano-7-deazaguanine reductase QueF (Catalyzes the NADPH-dependent reduction of 7-cyano-7-deazaguanine (preQ0) to 7-aminomethyl-7-deazaguanine (preQ1) in queuosine biosynthesis) → MHPAAEHSPLGKSSEYIATYSPEQLFPIPRTAKWAELGVTAQTLPWQGVDYWNCFELSWLLPSGKPVVAIGEFAIPADSPNIIESKSFKLYLNSLNQTVFASLGELQACLEKDLSAAAGKPVGVKVRTLAEVEGQGVEALPGLCIDALDVAISNYEQPQPELLRCTPERVVEETLHSHLLKSNCPVTGQPDWGSVVVEYKGRALDHASLLTYLISFRQHADFHEQCVERIYLDLKNLLQPEHLTVYARYVRRGGLDINPYRSTGAISPKNVRLVRQ, encoded by the coding sequence ATGCATCCTGCTGCCGAACACTCGCCGCTGGGCAAGTCCAGCGAATACATTGCCACCTACTCCCCGGAGCAGCTCTTCCCGATTCCGCGTACCGCCAAGTGGGCTGAGCTGGGCGTCACTGCACAGACCTTGCCCTGGCAGGGCGTGGATTACTGGAACTGCTTCGAATTGAGCTGGCTGCTGCCGTCGGGCAAACCGGTGGTGGCGATCGGCGAGTTCGCCATCCCGGCCGATTCGCCGAACATCATCGAGTCCAAGTCGTTCAAGCTGTACCTCAACTCGCTGAACCAGACGGTGTTTGCCTCGCTGGGCGAATTGCAGGCCTGCCTGGAGAAAGACCTGTCTGCCGCGGCCGGCAAGCCGGTGGGGGTGAAGGTACGTACCTTGGCTGAAGTCGAGGGCCAAGGCGTGGAGGCCTTGCCTGGGCTGTGCATCGATGCGCTGGACGTTGCCATCAGCAACTACGAGCAGCCGCAGCCTGAGCTGCTGCGCTGCACCCCGGAGCGAGTGGTAGAAGAAACCTTGCACAGCCACCTGCTGAAGTCCAACTGCCCCGTTACCGGCCAGCCGGACTGGGGCAGCGTGGTGGTCGAGTACAAGGGCAGGGCGCTGGACCACGCCAGCCTGCTGACCTATCTGATCAGCTTCCGCCAGCATGCCGACTTCCATGAGCAGTGCGTAGAACGCATTTATCTGGACTTGAAGAACCTGCTGCAGCCCGAGCACCTGACGGTGTATGCGCGGTATGTGCGCCGGGGTGGGCTGGATATCAACCCGTACCGTAGCACTGGGGCGATCAGCCCGAAGAATGTGCGTCTGGTGCGTCAGTAA
- a CDS encoding DUF4404 family protein, producing the protein MPARELQKRLNSLREQLDRNVPLSEDELAALHEEARQIEAQLKLEEATPDNNLVDGVNLAIERFEADHPDLTATLRSIANSLHSMGI; encoded by the coding sequence ATGCCTGCCCGCGAATTGCAAAAGCGCCTGAACAGCCTGCGCGAGCAACTGGACCGCAACGTACCGCTTTCGGAAGACGAACTGGCTGCGCTGCACGAAGAAGCGCGCCAGATCGAGGCGCAACTGAAACTGGAGGAAGCCACGCCAGACAACAACCTGGTGGATGGCGTGAACCTGGCAATCGAACGCTTCGAGGCTGACCACCCAGACCTTACCGCCACCCTGCGCAGCATTGCCAACTCGCTGCACAGCATGGGTATCTGA
- a CDS encoding MlaA family lipoprotein: MRRIGASVIERVTQACVCASMLLAPVAATQAATEEDPWEAVNRPIFRFNDTLDTYALKPLAKGYQAVTPQFLEDGIHNIFRNLGDVTNLANDVLQFKPHAAGVDTARLIVNTTFGLGGFFDVGTKMGLQRNDEDFGQTLGYWGVPSGPYVVIPLLGPSTVRDGVAKYPDSYTKPYRYIDHVPTRNSIFALDVIDTRADLLSAEKLIQGDKYIFIRNAYLQNREFKVKDGEVEDDF; encoded by the coding sequence ATGCGTAGGATCGGTGCCAGTGTGATCGAACGAGTCACCCAGGCCTGTGTCTGCGCCAGCATGCTGCTGGCGCCCGTGGCAGCCACCCAGGCAGCCACCGAGGAAGATCCCTGGGAAGCGGTCAACCGGCCGATCTTCCGCTTCAACGATACCCTCGACACCTATGCCCTCAAGCCGTTGGCCAAGGGCTATCAGGCTGTCACGCCGCAGTTCCTTGAAGATGGCATCCACAACATCTTCCGCAACCTGGGCGACGTGACCAACCTGGCCAACGACGTGCTGCAGTTCAAGCCTCATGCGGCGGGTGTGGACACTGCGCGGCTGATCGTCAACACCACCTTCGGCCTGGGCGGTTTCTTCGATGTGGGCACCAAGATGGGCCTGCAGCGCAATGACGAGGACTTCGGGCAGACCTTGGGTTACTGGGGTGTGCCGAGCGGCCCTTACGTGGTCATCCCGCTGCTGGGGCCAAGCACGGTGCGTGATGGCGTGGCCAAGTACCCCGACAGCTACACCAAGCCTTACCGCTACATCGACCATGTGCCGACGCGCAACTCGATATTCGCCCTGGACGTGATCGACACGCGTGCCGACCTGCTGTCCGCCGAGAAGCTGATTCAGGGTGACAAGTACATCTTCATTCGTAACGCCTACCTGCAGAACCGCGAGTTCAAGGTCAAGGATGGCGAAGTCGAAGACGACTTCTGA
- a CDS encoding PilZ domain-containing protein, with product MPHTPSSHSEKRDFIRMRIDTAVSLLHEGQVISAVCLDLSSSGMQVQAPQRFQVGDQIEVRIDSDHPALKGLHASTEVVWIADQPGGQQKFGLRVLAMH from the coding sequence ATGCCCCACACGCCCTCCAGCCATAGTGAAAAACGCGATTTCATCCGCATGCGCATCGACACTGCGGTGAGCCTGCTGCATGAAGGCCAGGTGATTTCCGCCGTGTGCCTGGACCTGTCCAGCAGCGGCATGCAGGTGCAGGCCCCGCAACGCTTCCAGGTGGGCGATCAGATTGAGGTGCGCATCGATTCCGACCACCCGGCGTTGAAAGGGCTGCACGCCAGCACTGAGGTGGTATGGATTGCCGACCAGCCGGGTGGGCAGCAGAAGTTCGGGTTGCGCGTGCTGGCCATGCATTGA
- the rssB gene encoding two-component system response regulator RssB, with product MQKTSATLLIIDDDDVVRASLAAYLEDSGFSVLQAGNGQQGLQVFEEHQPDLVICDLRMPQMGGLELIRQVSERAPQLPVIVVSGAGVMSDAVEALRLGAADYLIKPLEDLAVLEHSVRRALDRSRLVLENQRYRDKLEAANRELEASLHLLQEDQTAGRQVQMNMLPESPWVAGEFAFEHQIIPSLYLSGDFVDYFRVDERRIAFYLADVSGHGASSAFVTVLLKFMTTRLMFELKRSKMREFKPSEVLSHINRGLINSKLGKHVTMVGGVIDEESGLLTYAVGGHLPLPVLHTPAHTRYLEGRGLPVGLFDEATYQDLVVELPPQFSLSLMSDGILDLLPGDTLKDKEAALPEIVRAAGGSLDGLRQRFGLATLGDMPDDIALLVLSRNLQ from the coding sequence ATGCAGAAAACCAGTGCAACGCTGCTGATTATCGATGATGACGACGTGGTCCGTGCGAGCCTCGCCGCCTATCTCGAAGACAGTGGCTTCAGCGTCCTCCAGGCCGGTAATGGCCAGCAGGGGCTTCAGGTCTTCGAAGAACACCAGCCCGACCTTGTGATCTGCGATTTGCGCATGCCGCAGATGGGCGGCCTCGAACTGATCCGTCAGGTCAGCGAGCGTGCGCCGCAGTTACCGGTGATCGTGGTGTCTGGTGCCGGCGTCATGAGCGATGCGGTGGAAGCGTTGCGCCTGGGCGCCGCCGACTACCTGATCAAGCCGCTGGAAGACCTGGCCGTCCTTGAGCATTCGGTGCGCCGTGCCCTCGACCGCTCGCGTCTGGTGCTGGAAAACCAGCGCTACCGCGACAAGCTCGAAGCGGCCAACCGCGAGCTGGAGGCCAGCCTGCACCTGTTGCAGGAGGACCAGACCGCCGGTCGCCAGGTGCAGATGAACATGCTGCCGGAAAGCCCCTGGGTAGCTGGCGAGTTCGCGTTCGAGCACCAGATCATCCCGTCGTTGTACCTGTCGGGTGATTTTGTCGATTACTTCCGCGTGGACGAGCGGCGCATCGCATTCTACCTCGCTGATGTTTCCGGGCATGGCGCGTCGTCGGCCTTTGTCACCGTCCTGTTGAAATTCATGACCACGCGACTCATGTTTGAGCTCAAGCGCAGCAAAATGCGCGAGTTCAAGCCGTCCGAAGTGCTCAGTCACATCAACCGCGGCCTGATCAACAGCAAGCTGGGCAAGCACGTCACCATGGTCGGCGGGGTGATCGACGAAGAGTCTGGTCTGTTGACCTACGCCGTGGGTGGGCATTTGCCGCTGCCAGTGCTGCATACCCCGGCGCACACCCGTTACCTGGAAGGCCGGGGCCTGCCGGTGGGGCTGTTCGACGAGGCCACTTATCAGGATCTGGTTGTTGAGCTGCCACCGCAGTTCAGCCTTAGCCTGATGTCCGATGGCATTCTGGACCTTTTGCCGGGTGATACGCTCAAAGATAAAGAAGCCGCCTTGCCGGAGATCGTCAGGGCAGCAGGTGGCAGCCTGGATGGGCTGCGTCAACGATTCGGATTAGCTACGCTTGGGGATATGCCGGATGATATCGCCCTATTGGTGTTAAGCAGGAACCTTCAATGA
- the rssC gene encoding anti-sigma factor antagonist RssC, whose protein sequence is MSTGRIQFAEQSGTFVLKFVGEVRLTLCSALDATIEKIFTALNFSAIVIDLTETESIDSTTLGLLAKLSILSRQKVGLLPTVVTTNPDISRLLQSMGFDQVFNIVDRPIPCPECLTDLPSQDQNEDVVRSKVLEAHKILMGLNDSNREAFHDLVNALERT, encoded by the coding sequence ATGAGTACCGGTAGAATCCAGTTCGCCGAGCAGAGCGGCACCTTCGTACTGAAGTTCGTCGGTGAAGTGCGCCTGACCCTGTGTTCGGCCTTGGATGCGACGATCGAGAAAATTTTCACTGCGTTGAACTTCTCGGCGATTGTCATCGACCTCACCGAAACCGAGAGTATCGACAGCACTACCTTGGGCCTGCTGGCCAAGCTGTCGATCCTGTCGCGGCAGAAGGTCGGCCTGTTGCCGACCGTGGTCACCACCAACCCGGACATTTCCCGGCTGTTGCAGTCGATGGGCTTCGATCAGGTGTTCAACATTGTCGATCGCCCGATTCCTTGCCCTGAGTGCCTGACCGACCTGCCGTCGCAGGACCAGAACGAAGACGTGGTGCGTTCCAAGGTACTGGAGGCGCACAAGATCCTCATGGGCCTGAACGACTCCAACCGCGAAGCCTTCCATGACCTGGTCAATGCGCTGGAGCGGACCTGA
- a CDS encoding alkaline phosphatase D family protein has protein sequence MTSSTPLPLVLAGPVLRRLEPQRLAIWLVATQPLQPEFILPASEATVDCQVVPVGQHAFIHLLDIHFDNALPRNQQLDYDLLINGQGIAGWGPHLLYPGTQRPSLVLRDRLDHLLHGSCRKPHHPAIDGLLCADRLLQACKQPEDRPAVLLMTGDQVYADDVAGPMLRAIHCLIERLGLFDEQLDGAVVPDSQALYQHPASYYHRADLLPAQETNDTLRERFFGGKRKPIFSSSNADNHLVTFAEVMAMYLLVWSPVPWQWVDMAMPDGLSDQRQARYRQELPLIQAFAENLGQVARVMAHLPCLMIFDDHDITDDWNLSAQWEETAYGHPFSRRIIGNALLGYLLCQAWGNDPDGCKPLVRQCQASNSQTRDELIGDLLRFQGWQFSLPTNPPLLVLDTRTRRWRSESNLAKPSGLLDWEALSELQHALLDHPSAVIVSPAPIFGVKLIETVQKVFSWLGYPLLVDAENWMAHRGAAQVILNIFRHSRTPGHYVVLSGDVHYSFVYEVMIRHRQRSPHLWQVTSSGIKNEFPRRLLDVLDRLNRWLYAPRSPLNWFTKRREMEVVPRTPSHSKAGERLWNGAGLGQVFFDEQGRPMRVYQLDAGGGEATEFTGGK, from the coding sequence ATGACCTCCTCTACCCCCTTGCCCCTCGTACTCGCCGGCCCGGTACTGCGCCGCCTGGAACCCCAGCGCCTGGCCATCTGGCTGGTCGCTACCCAACCGCTGCAACCCGAATTCATCCTCCCGGCAAGCGAGGCCACGGTGGATTGCCAGGTCGTCCCGGTCGGCCAGCACGCCTTCATCCACCTGCTGGATATCCACTTCGACAATGCCCTACCCCGCAACCAGCAGCTCGACTATGACCTGCTGATCAATGGCCAGGGCATCGCTGGATGGGGGCCGCATCTGCTCTACCCCGGCACCCAGCGCCCAAGCCTGGTGCTGCGCGATCGGCTCGACCACTTGCTGCACGGCTCCTGCCGCAAGCCCCACCACCCCGCCATCGATGGCCTGCTGTGCGCCGACCGCTTGCTGCAAGCCTGCAAGCAACCCGAAGATCGCCCGGCCGTGCTACTGATGACCGGCGACCAGGTGTACGCCGACGATGTTGCCGGCCCGATGCTGCGTGCTATCCATTGCCTGATCGAGCGCCTGGGCCTGTTCGACGAGCAACTGGATGGCGCAGTGGTGCCTGATAGCCAGGCGCTGTACCAGCACCCGGCCAGCTACTACCACCGCGCCGACCTGTTGCCGGCGCAGGAAACGAACGACACCCTGCGCGAGCGCTTTTTCGGCGGCAAGCGCAAGCCGATCTTTTCGTCCAGCAATGCCGACAACCACCTGGTGACGTTCGCCGAAGTCATGGCCATGTACCTGCTGGTCTGGTCACCCGTGCCTTGGCAGTGGGTGGACATGGCCATGCCCGACGGGCTCAGCGACCAGCGCCAGGCGCGTTACCGGCAGGAGCTGCCGCTGATTCAGGCGTTTGCCGAGAACCTCGGCCAGGTGGCGCGGGTGATGGCCCACCTGCCCTGTCTGATGATCTTCGACGACCACGACATCACCGATGACTGGAACCTCTCGGCACAATGGGAAGAAACCGCCTACGGCCACCCGTTTTCACGGCGGATCATCGGCAATGCCCTGCTCGGCTACCTGCTGTGCCAAGCCTGGGGCAACGATCCGGACGGCTGCAAGCCACTGGTCAGGCAATGCCAGGCGTCGAACAGCCAAACCCGCGATGAACTGATCGGCGATCTACTGCGCTTTCAGGGCTGGCAATTCAGCTTGCCAACAAACCCACCCTTGCTGGTGCTGGACACCCGCACCCGGCGCTGGCGCAGCGAAAGCAACCTGGCCAAGCCATCCGGCCTGCTCGACTGGGAAGCGCTTAGCGAATTGCAGCACGCGCTGCTCGACCACCCATCAGCGGTCATCGTCTCGCCTGCGCCGATTTTTGGCGTGAAGCTGATCGAGACCGTGCAGAAGGTGTTCAGCTGGCTGGGGTATCCGCTTTTGGTGGATGCCGAAAACTGGATGGCCCACCGCGGTGCGGCGCAGGTCATCCTCAACATCTTCCGCCACTCGCGTACGCCGGGCCACTACGTGGTGCTGTCCGGGGATGTGCACTACTCGTTTGTCTATGAAGTAATGATCCGCCACCGCCAGCGCAGCCCGCATTTGTGGCAGGTGACCAGCAGCGGAATCAAGAACGAGTTCCCCCGGCGCCTACTCGACGTGCTCGACCGGCTCAACCGCTGGCTGTATGCGCCACGCTCGCCGCTGAACTGGTTTACCAAGCGTCGGGAGATGGAAGTAGTGCCACGTACGCCGAGCCACAGCAAGGCCGGGGAGCGGTTGTGGAACGGTGCGGGGTTGGGGCAGGTGTTCTTTGATGAACAGGGGCGGCCGATGCGGGTGTATCAGCTCGATGCGGGTGGGGGTGAGGCTACCGAGTTTACTGGCGGAAAATAG
- the tal gene encoding transaldolase: MTSKLEQLKQFTTVVADTGDLDAITRLKPVDATTNPSLLLKAAAIPGYADLLKQVKADAKGDVDLACDKFAVAVGSGILKVIPGRISTEVDARLSFDEPALLNKARQLIGLYDAAGVSKDRVLIKLASTWEGIRAAEQLEKEGIQTNLTLLFSFAQAQACADAGVFLISPFVGRIYDWYKKSTGTDYVGAEDPGVQSVTRIYNYYKANGYNTVVMGASFRNLGQIEQLAGCDRLTISPELLQQLSDDQGELPRVLKPGNAGEAKQQLSESQFRWAMNEDAMGTEKLAEGIRQFARDQEKLEKLMAEKA, from the coding sequence ATGACTTCCAAGCTGGAACAACTGAAGCAGTTCACCACCGTGGTCGCCGACACCGGGGACCTGGATGCCATCACCCGCCTGAAGCCGGTCGATGCCACCACCAACCCGTCGCTGCTGCTCAAGGCTGCCGCCATCCCGGGCTACGCCGACCTGCTCAAGCAGGTGAAGGCCGATGCCAAGGGCGATGTCGACCTGGCCTGCGACAAGTTCGCGGTGGCCGTGGGCTCGGGCATTCTCAAGGTCATTCCCGGGCGTATCTCGACCGAGGTGGATGCACGCCTGTCGTTCGATGAACCGGCGCTGCTGAACAAAGCCCGCCAGCTGATCGGCCTGTATGACGCAGCCGGGGTCTCCAAAGACCGCGTGCTGATCAAGCTGGCCTCCACTTGGGAAGGCATCCGCGCTGCCGAGCAGCTGGAGAAGGAAGGCATCCAGACCAACCTCACCCTGCTGTTCTCCTTCGCCCAAGCCCAGGCCTGTGCCGATGCCGGGGTGTTCCTGATTTCGCCGTTCGTGGGTCGTATCTACGACTGGTACAAAAAGAGCACCGGCACGGATTACGTGGGCGCCGAGGACCCTGGCGTGCAATCGGTGACGCGCATCTACAACTACTACAAGGCCAATGGTTACAACACCGTGGTGATGGGCGCCAGCTTCCGCAACCTCGGCCAGATCGAACAACTGGCCGGCTGCGACCGCCTGACCATCAGCCCCGAACTGCTGCAGCAACTGAGCGACGATCAGGGTGAACTGCCACGCGTGCTCAAGCCGGGCAATGCCGGTGAGGCCAAGCAGCAGTTGAGTGAAAGCCAGTTCCGCTGGGCGATGAACGAAGATGCCATGGGCACCGAAAAGCTGGCCGAAGGTATCCGCCAGTTTGCCCGGGACCAGGAGAAGCTGGAGAAGTTGATGGCTGAAAAAGCCTGA
- the dusA gene encoding tRNA dihydrouridine(20/20a) synthase DusA: MPQKQAENPGNSGNTVVRRFSVAPMMDWTDRHCRFFLRLLSKQTLLYTEMVTTGALLHNDAHRFLRHDASEHPLALQLGGSVPADLAACARLAEDAGYDEVNLNVGCPSDRVQNNMIGACLMAHPALVADCVKAMRDAVSTPVTVKHRIGINGRDSYAELCDFVGQVREAGCRSFTVHARIAILEGLSPKENREVPPLRYEVAAQLKADFPDLEIVLNGGIKTLEECQAHLETFDGVMLGREAYHNPYLLAEVDQRLFGSDAPVVSRSEVLAQLRPYIVAHMESGGAMHHVTRHILGLAQGFKGARRFRQLLSADIHKAAQPLAVFDQAVELLQGR, translated from the coding sequence ATGCCCCAGAAACAAGCAGAAAACCCCGGAAACTCAGGCAATACGGTAGTTAGGAGGTTTTCTGTTGCGCCGATGATGGACTGGACAGACCGCCACTGCCGCTTCTTCCTGCGCCTGCTCTCCAAGCAAACCCTGCTCTACACCGAAATGGTCACCACCGGTGCCCTGCTGCACAACGACGCCCACCGTTTCCTGCGCCACGATGCCTCCGAGCACCCGCTGGCCCTGCAACTGGGCGGTAGCGTGCCCGCCGATTTGGCCGCCTGCGCACGCCTGGCCGAGGACGCGGGCTACGACGAGGTCAACCTCAATGTCGGCTGCCCGAGCGACCGGGTGCAGAACAACATGATCGGTGCCTGCCTGATGGCTCACCCGGCATTGGTGGCCGATTGCGTGAAAGCCATGCGTGATGCGGTGTCGACACCGGTGACGGTCAAGCACCGCATCGGCATCAATGGCCGCGACAGCTATGCCGAACTCTGCGACTTCGTCGGCCAGGTGCGCGAAGCCGGCTGCCGGAGTTTTACCGTGCATGCGCGCATCGCGATTCTGGAAGGACTGTCGCCGAAGGAGAACCGCGAGGTTCCGCCCCTGCGCTATGAAGTAGCAGCGCAGTTGAAGGCAGACTTCCCGGACCTGGAGATCGTGCTCAACGGCGGGATCAAGACCCTGGAAGAATGCCAGGCACACCTTGAAACCTTCGATGGCGTAATGCTCGGGCGTGAGGCGTATCACAACCCTTACCTGCTGGCCGAGGTGGACCAGCGGCTGTTTGGCAGCGATGCGCCGGTGGTCAGCCGTAGCGAAGTGCTGGCGCAATTGCGGCCCTATATTGTGGCGCACATGGAAAGTGGCGGCGCGATGCACCACGTTACCCGGCATATTCTGGGGCTGGCCCAAGGGTTCAAGGGGGCGCGGCGCTTCCGTCAGTTGCTGTCGGCAGACATTCACAAGGCGGCGCAGCCGCTGGCAGTGTTTGACCAGGCGGTGGAGTTGCTGCAAGGACGGTGA